Within Nitrospirota bacterium, the genomic segment GGGTATGCGATCCCGGACTCTTCGCCTGTCGAGTCCTGGACCACGGGCAAGAAGGAGGTCAGGTACGTTCCGCTTCAGGCCGCGGATGGAGACTACGCGATCTTTCTTAAGGAGGCGGCCATGGAGATCGAATTCGAGGAGAAAAAGTACCTCATTGTCCCCCATTCCGCGATCTTCGCGCTCGTCCGCACGGAGCTGTCCGAGGAGGGCTGAGCGCTTTATGCGCACCGGCGCGGTCCGTTCCCGTATTTTCGGCAACAACGGCGAATCCCCCGTCCAGCCCGCCTGCTCGCGCGGCCTCGATGGCCTCGTTCAGCGCCAGGAGATTAGCCTGGTCCGCGATATCCTTGAATGACCTGCCAATCTCCCTGGTGCGCCCGCTCTGCTTTCCCACAGCCGAGAAAAAATCCCTGGTATATTTTTTCTGATTGTCGCCAGGAATCTTTAAGAAAAAAGACTTAGAAAACGCAAGTAATAGATTTGCTGACCATCCCCCATCATGGCCGGGAGCTACCGTTCCCGGCTAAGGTGTGCTAAAATTAAAGGGAAAAGGGAAAAAGGATGAAAATTATCCCTTATTTAAGATGATCTTATTTAGGCTGATCCATTGTACGATATGGTTTATTTGGGAGGTCCCTGTTGAAGCTCTACCCCGGTGTTATTCATGAAAAAAAATCTGACCTATAAGATACTCGAAGCCCATCTCGCGGAAGGGGAACTCATCCCGGGGAAAGAGATCGGCATCAGGATCGACCACACACTGCTGCAGGATGCAACGGGTACCGTGGCCATGCTTGAATTCGAGTCTCTTGGCATCGACCGGGTGCGGGCCGGGCTTGCGGCGCAGTACGTGGACCACAACCTGCTCCAGACCGACAACAAGAATGCGGATGACCATAGGTTCCTCCAGACCGCTTCAGCGAGGTACGGTATCCATTTCAGCAGGCCGGGCAACGGCGTCTCTCACCAGGTGCACATGGAGCGCTTCGGCGTCGCGGGCAAAACCCTGCTGGGCGCGGACAGCCATACCCCGGGCGCTGCGGGCGTCTCGATGCTCGGCATCGGCGCAGGCGGGCTTGACGTTGCCCTGGCCATGGCCGGATATCCTTACTACTTCCCGTGCCCGAAGGTGCTGGGCGTCAAGCTCCTGGGAAAACTTCCGGCCTGGGTTAGCGCCAAGGACGTGATCCTCGAGATGCTTCGGCGCTACGACGTCAAGGGCTGCGTGGGCAAGATCATCGAATACTACGGGCCCGGAGCCGCATCGCTCTCGGCAACGGACCGCGAAACCATCGGCAACATGGGCACCGAAACGGGCGCGACCACCTCCCTGTTCCCTTCCGACGAGCGGACGAGGGAATATCTCGAGGCGCAGGGCAGGGGGGCGGCATGGGCGCCGCTCGAAGCGGATGAGGGGGCGCTCTATGATGAATATGCCGAGATCGACCTTTCGAAACTGGAGCCCCTGATCGCGAAGCCTTCCTCCCCCGGCAATGTTGTTCCGGTACGCGAGGTCGCGGGGATCAAGGTCGGCCAGGCGATCGTGGGCAGCAGCGTGAACTCGTCCTTCCGTGACCTCATGATCGCGGCCCGGATGCTCGAGGGGCGGCGGGTGCATCCGGACGTGTCCTTCCACGTGAACCCCGGCAGCAGACAGGTGCTCGAGAATGTATACCAGGCCGGCGGCCTGCTCTCGTTCCTGACCTCGGGCACGCGGGTGCATGAACCGGGGTGCCAGGGCTGCATCGGCATG encodes:
- a CDS encoding methyl-accepting chemotaxis protein → MGKQSGRTREIGRSFKDIADQANLLALNEAIEAARAGGLDGGFAVVAENTGTDRAGAHKALSPPRTAPCGRARRSRNGGQ
- a CDS encoding aconitate hydratase, translating into MKKNLTYKILEAHLAEGELIPGKEIGIRIDHTLLQDATGTVAMLEFESLGIDRVRAGLAAQYVDHNLLQTDNKNADDHRFLQTASARYGIHFSRPGNGVSHQVHMERFGVAGKTLLGADSHTPGAAGVSMLGIGAGGLDVALAMAGYPYYFPCPKVLGVKLLGKLPAWVSAKDVILEMLRRYDVKGCVGKIIEYYGPGAASLSATDRETIGNMGTETGATTSLFPSDERTREYLEAQGRGAAWAPLEADEGALYDEYAEIDLSKLEPLIAKPSSPGNVVPVREVAGIKVGQAIVGSSVNSSFRDLMIAARMLEGRRVHPDVSFHVNPGSRQVLENVYQAGGLLSFLTSGTRVHEPGCQGCIGMGQAPGTGEVSLRTFPRNFPGRSGTRDDKVYLCSPETATAAAIKGVITDPRDLAKDMAYPKAEDPKEYRIDERSIIFPTDELAKTVIVRGPNIRPLPRLEPLAEELSAKVVLKVGDNISTDAIMPAGNKVLPFRSNIEALSEFVFSQIDPDFARECRGAGGPVVVVGGENYGQGSSREHAALAPRYLGVRVKIVKSFARIHKSNLCNFGIIPLTFAKPGDYEKLKKGTGLVFPELRRRIERGEREIPVEADEETIMTILDVSDRQRTHLLAGGTLNYVKEQLLGESSAEPRVAAQIRR
- a CDS encoding co-chaperone GroES family protein, whose amino-acid sequence is GYAIPDSSPVESWTTGKKEVRYVPLQAADGDYAIFLKEAAMEIEFEEKKYLIVPHSAIFALVRTELSEEG